The following proteins are encoded in a genomic region of Triticum dicoccoides isolate Atlit2015 ecotype Zavitan chromosome 1B, WEW_v2.0, whole genome shotgun sequence:
- the LOC119350236 gene encoding uncharacterized protein LOC119350236, producing MSQHLGASGRCSQLKKQSTPRAISHCVPYPLRLFSLLQPHTHPRDRAPVHGAAFPFSLPSSLQSSKLSSATCGAAAYGLRVAGAARGGRLGLWRRRGSGGRRLLEGAAWICRRGFGSALSSEPRVFDAESLAIQRVLVSVGGHSMTNEKNRGNQFSEAAHPAKRTKEPILSLPEKKKARPNLSRRPSLPAYVRRADGGPDLRRHGPPKREAGVGAVQAVHGDGDARAGRAQSG from the exons ATGTCG CAACATCTAGGAGCTTCTGGTCGGTGCAGCCAACTAAAAAAGCAATCCACACCGAGAGCTATCTCCCACTGCGTGCCTTATCCACTTCGCCTCTTCTCCCTGCTCCAGCCACACACACACCCACGCGACCGTGCTCCAGTCCACGGCGCCGCGTTCCCCTTCTCTCTTCCCTCCTCTCTACAATCCTCCAAGCTTTCGTCGGCCACTTGCGGGGCGGCTGCGTATGGGCTCCGGGTGGCCGGGGCTGCGCGCGGGGGCAGGCTGGGGCTGTGGCGGAGGCGTGGCAGCGGTGGCCGGCGGCTGCTTGAAGGGGCCGCGTGGATCTGCCGCCGGGGCTTCGGATCGGCGTTGTCGTCTGAGCCCCGAGTTTTCGACGCCGAG AGCTTGGCGATCCAGAGGGTGCTGGTCTCTGTCGGTGGACATTCGATGACAAATGAAAAAAACAGAGGCAACCAATTCAGCGAGGCCGCCCACCCAGCAAAACGCACCAAAGAACCAATTCTTTctttaccagagaagaagaaggcgaGGCCCAATCTCAGCCGCCGTCCGTCCTTACCTGCCTACGTCCGGCGGGCCGATGGGGGGCCCGACCTGAGGCGACATGGCCCTCCCAAGAGAGAAGCAGGCGTCGGGGCTGTGCAGGCCGTCCATGGCGATGGAGACGCCCGGGCAGGAAGGGCTCAATCCGGATGA
- the LOC119302741 gene encoding lecithin-cholesterol acyltransferase-like 1, with translation MAGLRFPSTHQFMAIRLVRWRMILLTLVVAAAALWWSSSRPRMHPVVLVPGYASNELDARLTELYRRPGCGAHKGKKSGWFRLFLNYTALHDDPDGVRCFADQMSTAYDAASDDYHNVPGVETRVPFFGSTRGFRHPDPDRRNFSYMDKLLERLEAAGYRDGETMFGAPYDFRYAVAPAGHPSRTGTAFFTSLNSLVERASQLNGDRPAIIVTHSYGGTLAHQFLIRQPLAWRRRFVRHFIPVAAPWGGLVLGMQALISGNNLALPFVDPGALRKEYRSLQSSLWPLPSAKVFGAGQPLVSTRRRNYSASDVVDLLVDIGFGEGVEPYESRVLPLFKELPDCPRVPVTCIVGVGVATPERMVYPGDDFEATPDVVVGDGDGLVNLASLVAVEPEWRRRGPYFRMVKVANVNHTDILVNDRALGIVMREIRRAN, from the coding sequence ATGGCTGGATTGAGATTTCCGTCCACTCACCAGTTCATGGCAATTCGTCTTGTGCGATGGCGAATGATTCTTCTGACACTCGTAGTAGCAGCCGCAGCACTATGGTGGTCATCATCGCGGCCGCGGATGCATCCCGTGGTGCTGGTGCCGGGCTACGCTAGCAACGAGCTCGACGCGCGGCTCACCGAGCTCTACCGGCGGCCGGGGTGCGGCGCGCACAAGGGGAAGAAGTCCGGCTGGTTCCGCCTCTTCCTCAACTACACGGCCCTCCACGACGACCCCGACGGCGTCCGGTGCTTCGCCGACCAGATGAGCACGGCGTACGACGCCGCGTCCGACGACTACCACAACGTCCCCGGCGTGGAGACGCGCGTCCCCTTCTTTGGCTCCACCCGGGGATTCCGCCACCCGGACCCAGACCGGAGGAACTTCTCCTACATGGACAAGCTGCTGGAGAGGCTCGAGGCGGCCGGGTACCGCGACGGCGAGACCATGTTCGGCGCGCCCTACGACTTCCGCTACGCCGTCGCGCCGGCGGGACACCCGTCCAGAACCGGCACCGCCTTCTTCACGAGCCTCAATAGCCTGGTGGAGAGGGCGAGCCAGCTCAACGGCGACCGCCCGGCGATCATCGTCACCCACAGCTACGGCGGCACGCTGGCGCACCAGTTCCTGATCCGGCAGCCCCTGGCGTGGCGCCGGCGGTTCGTGCGGCACTTCATCCCCGTCGCCGCTCCGTGGGGCGGGCTCGTGCTGGGCATGCAGGCCCTCATCTCAGGCAACAACCTCGCCCTCCCCTTCGTTGACCCGGGGGCCCTGCGGAAGGAGTACCGGAGCCTGCAGAGCAGCCTGTGGCCGCTGCCGAGCGCCAAGGTGTTCGGAGCCGGGCAGCCACTGGTGAGCACCAGGCGCCGGAACTACTCGGCCAGCGACGTGGTGGACCTCCTCGTCGACATTGGCTTCGGCGAAGGCGTCGAGCCGTACGAGTCGCGCGTGCTGCCGCTGTTCAAGGAGCTGCCGGACTGTCCGAGGGTGCCGGTGACCTGCATCGTGGGTGTCGGGGTGGCCACGCCGGAGAGGATGGTGTACCCGGGGGACGATTTCGAGGCGACGCCCGACGTGGTCGTCGGAGACGGCGACGGCCTGGTCAATCTGGCGAGCCTGGTGGCCGTGGAGCCGGAGTGGAGGCGTCGTGGTCCGTATTTTAGGATGGTCAAGGTGGCCAACGTGAACCACACGGACATTCTGGTTAATGATCGCGCGCTTGGGATTGTCATGAGAGAAATTCGACGAGCTAATTAG